One genomic segment of Ignavibacteriota bacterium includes these proteins:
- a CDS encoding glycosyltransferase family protein, giving the protein MLKIVTIIQARTGSTRLPNKVLFYAAGKQLLLHMVERVKKSKYSGRVVVATTSNEEDNIIEELCEKNKIDFYRGHSTDLLDRHYKTALKFDADIVVKIPSDCPLIDPQIIDRVIGYFLENIDSFDFVSNLQPPSYPDGNDVEVMTMDTLRYIWKEAKKDYEREHTTPYIWNHPDVFDIGNVNWNTGFDFSKSHRWTLDYEEDYTFIRMIYEELYHNNPNFSLYDILDLIENKPYLGRINNKHVGKFWYNDQITIAPKMRLEYGQ; this is encoded by the coding sequence ATGTTAAAAATTGTAACTATAATTCAAGCTAGAACGGGATCAACTCGTTTACCAAATAAAGTATTGTTTTACGCGGCAGGTAAACAATTGCTTTTACATATGGTTGAAAGAGTTAAAAAGTCAAAATATTCAGGCAGAGTAGTTGTAGCAACAACATCAAATGAAGAAGATAATATAATTGAAGAATTATGTGAGAAAAATAAAATTGACTTTTACAGAGGGCACTCAACTGATTTACTAGATAGACATTATAAAACTGCGCTAAAATTTGATGCTGACATTGTGGTAAAAATTCCATCTGATTGTCCATTAATTGATCCTCAGATTATTGATCGTGTAATTGGATATTTTTTAGAAAATATTGATTCGTTTGATTTTGTAAGTAATTTACAACCGCCATCTTATCCAGATGGGAATGATGTTGAAGTTATGACAATGGATACTCTACGATATATTTGGAAAGAAGCAAAAAAAGATTACGAACGAGAACACACAACTCCATATATCTGGAATCATCCCGATGTATTTGATATAGGTAATGTTAACTGGAATACGGGTTTTGATTTTTCAAAAAGCCACAGATGGACTTTGGACTACGAAGAAGATTATACATTTATACGAATGATCTATGAAGAATTATATCACAACAATCCAAATTTTAGTTTATATGATATACTTGATCTGATTGAAAATAAACCATACTTAGGCAGAATTAATAATAAACACGTTGGAAAATTTTGGTATAACGATCAAATAACAATTGCACCAAAAATGAGATTAGAATATGGACAATAA
- a CDS encoding T9SS type A sorting domain-containing protein, which yields MMDNDDISDDAYHPDSSGYVKIGTGFYQAITNIITDVKQEKKNDETPTKFGLKQNYPNPFNPSTKIVFSLPVKSHVSLKVYDILANEIATLVNSEKGKGNYEFNFNASNLTSGIYFYRLITDNFTETKRMILLK from the coding sequence ATGATGGATAATGATGATATTTCTGATGATGCTTATCATCCCGATAGTTCAGGTTATGTTAAAATTGGAACTGGCTTTTATCAAGCAATTACAAACATTATTACTGATGTAAAGCAAGAAAAAAAAAACGATGAAACTCCGACAAAATTTGGATTAAAGCAGAATTATCCAAATCCGTTTAATCCCTCAACAAAAATTGTCTTTTCATTACCGGTAAAATCTCATGTATCCCTAAAAGTGTATGATATATTAGCAAATGAAATTGCAACTCTGGTTAATAGTGAGAAGGGTAAAGGCAACTATGAATTTAATTTTAATGCATCAAATCTAACAAGCGGTATATACTTTTACAGATTAATAACGGATAATTTTACCGAAACCAAACGAATGATTTTACTAAAATAA
- a CDS encoding alginate lyase family protein, with protein sequence MNGNFSNNYSRRNFIKKSLLGTGIVVSGSLFPQIINAKKISSSSNDLNNLDEGNFPFYSFINEYSFGEFIPKDQGGKFIQMELLGTEKDEEIVELINKEFIDNHLGVPNDWGIFEKTELEKSVWFNRFYYLPSFARLYFIDKNPTHLKFMMELLRNWIKENPVEGPSKSKYNWFDMQVAWRSINLSWCYYLGKEGLTDSDKEVIYNLQRHHAKILMKDFGKKELNEFNHQSHGALAILYLTILFPSIPEAKELLQTGIKIINHHVKNAFYEDGGNVEQMFGYYPFMTSVFRDVYLLFRENNVGDSEQIRPLLKKMYNYLKVIAQPDNTVPPINDSYEETVSFILPTLTGIIGNNNLPLVEQSTYFKDSQIGVIRSNPNSKNSWYINFNAAKLIGSHCHAGRLAFNFWLNNKPILTDSGCCNYDNPLLVNWYRTSEAHNTVLINGKSDYETSRKEIQWAAKRYTENNIQKFIISDEYKLCRMISPETDATNSGIRWTRDVILVIDKYLVIHDYFDTNNENDYETIFRFDKCKVTQQLGTNNLIISNDEKILLTSLTNAKSIELKFSKDYLSKHAENIITDTAKYLTKGNGKIHNSYIICSM encoded by the coding sequence ATGAACGGGAATTTTTCAAATAATTATTCAAGAAGAAATTTTATAAAAAAATCCTTATTAGGCACAGGTATTGTTGTCTCCGGATCCTTGTTCCCGCAAATTATTAATGCAAAAAAAATATCTAGTTCTTCAAATGATTTGAATAATCTGGACGAAGGTAATTTCCCGTTCTATAGTTTTATAAATGAATATAGTTTCGGGGAATTTATTCCCAAAGACCAAGGCGGAAAGTTTATTCAAATGGAATTACTTGGTACCGAAAAGGATGAGGAAATAGTAGAACTAATAAATAAAGAATTTATTGATAATCATTTAGGTGTTCCAAACGATTGGGGTATTTTTGAAAAAACAGAACTTGAAAAAAGTGTTTGGTTTAATAGATTTTACTATCTACCCTCATTTGCCAGATTGTATTTTATTGATAAAAATCCAACTCATTTAAAATTTATGATGGAATTATTAAGAAATTGGATAAAAGAAAATCCGGTAGAAGGTCCGTCTAAATCTAAATACAATTGGTTTGATATGCAGGTTGCATGGAGATCAATAAATTTATCTTGGTGCTATTATTTAGGAAAAGAAGGTTTAACCGATTCTGATAAAGAAGTTATTTATAATTTACAGCGACATCATGCTAAAATTCTAATGAAAGATTTTGGTAAAAAGGAATTAAACGAATTTAATCACCAATCTCATGGAGCCCTTGCAATTCTATATTTGACAATTTTATTCCCGTCAATTCCAGAAGCAAAAGAACTTTTGCAGACCGGAATTAAAATTATTAATCATCATGTAAAAAATGCTTTTTATGAAGACGGTGGAAATGTTGAACAAATGTTTGGTTATTATCCTTTTATGACAAGTGTATTCAGAGATGTTTATTTACTTTTTAGAGAAAATAATGTTGGTGATTCAGAGCAAATTCGTCCACTATTAAAGAAAATGTATAATTACTTAAAAGTTATTGCACAGCCGGATAATACTGTTCCCCCAATAAATGATTCATATGAAGAAACGGTTTCTTTTATTTTACCAACTTTGACCGGAATAATTGGCAATAACAATTTACCCTTGGTAGAACAATCAACATATTTTAAAGATTCACAAATTGGTGTAATTAGATCAAATCCAAATTCTAAAAATTCTTGGTATATAAATTTCAATGCTGCAAAACTTATTGGATCGCACTGCCATGCAGGAAGATTAGCGTTTAACTTTTGGCTTAACAATAAACCAATATTAACTGATAGCGGCTGTTGCAATTATGATAATCCTTTACTTGTTAATTGGTACAGAACCTCTGAAGCTCATAATACTGTATTAATAAATGGAAAAAGTGATTATGAAACATCTCGAAAAGAAATTCAATGGGCTGCCAAAAGATATACAGAAAATAATATTCAGAAATTTATTATAAGTGATGAATACAAGCTGTGTCGAATGATTTCGCCGGAAACTGATGCTACGAATTCAGGTATTAGATGGACAAGGGATGTAATACTTGTTATTGATAAATATTTAGTAATTCATGATTATTTTGATACAAATAACGAAAATGATTATGAAACAATTTTCAGATTTGATAAATGTAAAGTAACTCAACAGTTAGGAACTAATAATTTAATAATAAGCAATGATGAAAAAATACTTCTAACTTCTTTAACAAATGCAAAATCAATAGAATTAAAATTTTCTAAAGATTACTTAAGTAAACATGCTGAAAATATTATAACAGATACAGCAAAATACTTAACAAAAGGAAATGGTAAAATTCATAATTCATATATAATTTGTTCTATGTAA
- a CDS encoding metallophosphoesterase has protein sequence MRILHLSDLHLNPYYHKNNIEKTRTALTQAVIDGFDHLIVTGDIAHDADEESFKIFRNILKDFNLLDSKKTTVIIGNHDIFGGVYSVKDLINFPERCKTTNYNDQVLRFVNYFEELFIDCIFPEDGSVFPFAKIIDDIVLIGINTNDVYSVIKNPFASNGRVSKQEFTNIKLILSDKRIEKHKKIILSHHHFYKNNFEAKSSSNDLWNKIEGYTLKLRGKKKLLKLFTKNEIGLVLHGHSHENKNYSRLGIDFFNAGGSIDNEDDIHFLNYLDTDLMKIISAKFDMELQD, from the coding sequence ATGAGAATATTACATTTATCCGACCTTCACTTAAATCCATACTATCATAAAAATAATATTGAGAAGACACGAACTGCTTTAACTCAAGCCGTAATTGATGGATTTGATCATTTAATTGTAACCGGCGATATTGCACACGATGCGGATGAGGAGAGTTTTAAGATTTTTAGAAATATTTTAAAAGATTTTAATTTACTTGATTCAAAGAAAACAACCGTTATAATTGGAAATCATGATATTTTTGGCGGCGTTTATTCTGTTAAGGATTTAATAAATTTTCCCGAAAGATGCAAAACGACAAATTATAATGATCAAGTTTTGCGATTTGTAAATTACTTTGAAGAATTATTTATTGATTGTATTTTCCCTGAAGATGGAAGTGTATTCCCTTTTGCAAAAATTATTGATGATATTGTTTTAATCGGAATTAATACAAATGACGTTTATTCCGTAATAAAAAATCCCTTTGCATCAAATGGAAGAGTTTCTAAACAAGAATTCACAAATATAAAGTTGATTTTGAGTGATAAAAGAATTGAAAAACACAAAAAAATAATCTTATCACATCATCATTTTTATAAAAATAATTTTGAGGCAAAAAGTTCAAGTAATGATTTATGGAATAAAATTGAAGGATACACATTAAAACTTAGAGGGAAGAAAAAACTTCTTAAATTGTTTACCAAAAATGAAATTGGTTTAGTACTGCATGGTCATAGCCATGAGAATAAAAACTATTCAAGATTAGGGATAGATTTTTTTAATGCCGGAGGATCTATTGATAATGAAGATGATATCCATTTTTTGAATTACTTAGATACAGATTTGATGAAAATCATATCCGCAAAATTTGATATGGAATTGCAAGACTAA
- a CDS encoding Gfo/Idh/MocA family oxidoreductase, whose protein sequence is MKAPVGFGLIGCGIWGEVHGYTYAVSPNSKLVAICDQNLDRAKKLEQKFDVSYIYNNVDELLKNDEITAVSIATPDFTHTELICAALEAGKHVIVEKPMATTIEDCNRILKLRDEKKLKLMVNYSNRWKTPFIHVKRLITSGELGDLMMVNIKLNDTIYVPTKMLSWASKSNTLHFLGTHLIDLIRWVSQSEINRVYSVSRSVVLKSMGIDTPDFYQSILELNNGGTVYMENNWIIAESAPSIYEFKAEFIGSKSTVKVDISHNRMIEKYSPEGSAMLDVNDKYDLAGNPQGQVSIQHFIDCIINDATPLVTAEDGLEATKVVVALEKSAQTKQPINL, encoded by the coding sequence ATGAAAGCTCCCGTTGGATTTGGTCTAATTGGCTGTGGAATTTGGGGTGAAGTTCATGGATATACTTATGCGGTTTCGCCCAATTCAAAATTGGTTGCGATTTGCGATCAAAATTTAGATAGAGCTAAGAAATTAGAACAAAAATTTGATGTAAGTTATATTTACAATAATGTAGATGAATTATTAAAAAATGATGAGATTACTGCTGTTTCAATAGCAACTCCGGATTTTACTCATACTGAATTAATTTGTGCGGCACTTGAAGCCGGTAAACATGTAATTGTTGAAAAACCCATGGCAACAACAATCGAAGACTGCAATAGAATTTTGAAGTTGCGAGATGAGAAGAAATTAAAACTGATGGTTAATTATAGCAATAGATGGAAAACGCCCTTTATTCATGTTAAAAGACTTATTACTTCCGGTGAACTTGGTGATTTAATGATGGTAAATATTAAACTTAATGATACGATTTATGTCCCCACCAAAATGTTAAGCTGGGCTTCAAAATCAAACACACTACATTTTCTAGGAACTCATTTAATAGATTTAATTCGCTGGGTATCGCAATCGGAAATTAATAGAGTTTATTCAGTAAGCCGATCGGTTGTTTTAAAAAGTATGGGAATTGATACTCCAGATTTTTATCAGTCAATTCTTGAACTAAACAATGGCGGAACAGTTTATATGGAAAATAACTGGATTATAGCCGAAAGTGCGCCGAGTATTTATGAATTTAAAGCTGAATTTATCGGATCAAAATCAACTGTAAAAGTTGATATTAGTCATAATAGAATGATTGAAAAATATTCACCGGAAGGATCAGCAATGCTTGATGTAAATGACAAATATGATTTAGCCGGTAATCCGCAAGGTCAAGTTTCCATTCAACATTTTATAGATTGTATTATAAACGATGCAACACCTTTGGTAACTGCAGAAGATGGGTTGGAAGCAACTAAAGTAGTAGTTGCTTTAGAAAAATCAGCTCAAACAAAACAACCAATTAATTTGTAA
- a CDS encoding family 20 glycosylhydrolase — protein sequence MKQIKFFPQILFFIFILFSICNAKDKKSNLYLMPWPESIQINSGRFLLSKDFVISLNNENENLFKSAQRALKIIADKTGIFFENQFPKINSSEITSLNVNIKNVEDLKLGLDESYDLEISQERIIINSANQVGAMHALSTLVQLIDSDSNGYFLPSVQIIDKPRFQWRGLLIDVSRHFEPIEIIKRNLDALAAVKMNVFHWHLTDDHGFRIECKALPKLHEMGSDGNFFTHEQIKEIVEYADERGIRVVPEFDLPGHATSWLVGYPEFASAPGPYTVERNWGIFNPTLDPTNEKIYEFLETFFTEMSTLFPDKYWHIGGDENNGKQWDANPKIQEFMKNNKMKSNHELQNYFNVRVDKILSNLNKTMVGWYTDEMPDLSKDYIVQAWKGRVSLYETAKNGYRSLLSHGFYIDLVQTTEYHYLNDPIPPDSILADSVKEKILGGEATMWAEFVGPETIDSRIWPRTAAIAERLWSPSEVNNLQNMFERLDKVNLQLETYGLTHIKNYEMMMRRITGNYDVEILKNFVNAIQPLYTYSRDHPHVFKSFYPLSRIVDISQPDPKPAREFKFLVNEFLEQKSLDQKKYNSIKNQLECWRDNHIKLLPIITKTPILKEIETLSEDLSKAAEIGLKSLDILLNNSKADEKWKSESNEILNSIEKPRGEVELAVKKSIEKLFQKVE from the coding sequence ATGAAACAAATTAAATTCTTTCCTCAAATATTATTTTTTATTTTTATTCTTTTTTCTATTTGCAACGCAAAAGACAAAAAATCAAACCTTTATTTAATGCCTTGGCCGGAAAGTATTCAAATTAATTCCGGAAGATTTCTTTTATCAAAGGATTTTGTAATATCATTAAATAATGAAAATGAAAACCTATTTAAATCCGCACAAAGAGCGTTAAAGATTATTGCCGATAAAACTGGAATATTTTTTGAAAATCAATTTCCAAAAATTAATTCTTCTGAAATTACATCTCTAAATGTTAATATCAAAAATGTTGAAGATCTTAAATTAGGTTTAGATGAATCTTATGATTTAGAAATTTCACAAGAAAGAATAATAATTAATTCTGCAAATCAAGTCGGAGCAATGCATGCATTATCAACTTTGGTGCAGCTAATTGATTCAGATAGTAACGGATATTTTCTGCCAAGTGTTCAGATAATAGATAAACCCAGATTTCAGTGGAGAGGTTTGTTAATTGATGTCTCTCGGCATTTTGAGCCAATCGAAATTATTAAAAGAAATTTAGATGCTTTGGCTGCTGTAAAAATGAATGTCTTTCATTGGCATTTAACGGACGATCATGGATTTAGAATTGAATGCAAAGCTTTACCAAAATTGCATGAAATGGGTTCTGACGGTAATTTTTTCACTCATGAACAAATTAAAGAAATAGTTGAATACGCTGATGAAAGAGGAATAAGAGTTGTCCCGGAGTTTGATTTACCGGGTCATGCGACAAGCTGGTTAGTTGGATATCCGGAATTTGCAAGTGCTCCGGGACCATATACAGTTGAAAGAAATTGGGGAATTTTTAATCCAACTTTAGATCCGACAAATGAAAAAATTTATGAATTTCTTGAAACATTTTTTACAGAAATGAGCACACTTTTTCCTGATAAATATTGGCATATCGGAGGAGATGAAAATAACGGAAAGCAATGGGATGCAAATCCTAAAATACAAGAGTTTATGAAAAACAATAAAATGAAATCAAATCATGAACTTCAGAATTATTTTAATGTACGAGTAGATAAAATTCTTTCTAATCTTAATAAAACAATGGTTGGATGGTATACGGATGAAATGCCGGATTTATCTAAAGATTATATTGTGCAAGCTTGGAAAGGCCGAGTTTCGTTATATGAAACTGCAAAAAACGGTTACAGAAGTTTACTATCGCACGGATTTTATATTGATCTAGTTCAAACAACAGAATATCATTATTTAAATGATCCAATTCCACCGGACTCAATTTTAGCAGATAGTGTTAAGGAAAAAATTCTTGGCGGAGAAGCAACAATGTGGGCGGAATTTGTTGGTCCGGAAACCATTGATTCAAGAATTTGGCCGCGTACAGCAGCCATTGCAGAAAGATTGTGGTCACCAAGCGAAGTTAATAATCTGCAAAATATGTTTGAGCGATTAGATAAGGTGAATCTACAACTTGAAACTTACGGACTAACTCATATAAAAAATTATGAAATGATGATGAGAAGAATTACCGGGAATTACGATGTTGAAATTTTGAAGAACTTTGTGAATGCAATTCAGCCGCTTTATACGTACTCAAGAGATCATCCGCATGTATTTAAATCATTTTATCCGTTATCAAGAATAGTTGATATTTCTCAACCGGATCCAAAGCCGGCAAGGGAATTCAAATTTCTTGTTAATGAATTTCTTGAACAAAAAAGTTTAGATCAAAAAAAATATAATTCAATTAAAAATCAATTAGAATGTTGGCGAGATAATCATATAAAATTACTTCCCATAATTACAAAAACCCCGATTCTAAAGGAGATAGAAACGCTTTCAGAAGATTTATCAAAAGCAGCAGAAATTGGATTGAAATCGCTAGACATTTTGTTAAATAATTCCAAAGCTGATGAAAAATGGAAATCCGAAAGCAACGAAATTTTAAATAGCATAGAAAAACCAAGAGGAGAAGTTGAGTTAGCCGTAAAAAAATCAATAGAAAAATTATTTCAAAAAGTAGAATAA
- a CDS encoding sodium:solute symporter family protein, translated as MLELNLNWILIISFLLLSLAIGIWASRGKDEHIDDFLVAGRKIKSLWGLATLSSTEMGLVTIVYFSQEAFQNGFVALVTAFIAAITMWIIGKTGFVIEKLRALEVRTVPEYFSLRYSNNIRIIAGILTFLTGVLNLGIFLQVEGRFLCIILGLPIDSLPIVMGVLLIFVIIYTSLGGMYSVIVTDVFQFFLILLGIVITSYFAFGQAGGITGMVEAVNTNIGQLGFDVFHSPKYGIVFIIWTTLYYISGWSSWQPVVQRTLSMESVKSALKLFRITSVFMFFRASMPILWGIAALAILGKVENTQTALPVMLLKVIPTWMLGFIIIGFLAASMSTYDSYLLSFSAILTQDIISPIIKKEIQDNKRILFTRIGIIIIGLFIFFWGVYYEFTDTVFRIIVLTGSLSYAGIISSLTAGIYWKKANAFGAYLAFILSALPPIYSLINTEIDPVNAGLLSFILAPIGMIAGTLFFSSKTKNVK; from the coding sequence ATGTTAGAACTTAACCTTAATTGGATACTTATAATTAGTTTTCTTTTACTAAGCCTTGCAATTGGAATTTGGGCAAGCAGGGGGAAAGATGAACATATTGATGATTTTCTTGTTGCCGGAAGAAAGATAAAGTCTTTATGGGGATTAGCCACTTTAAGCAGTACCGAAATGGGTTTGGTAACTATTGTCTATTTTTCGCAAGAAGCTTTTCAAAATGGATTTGTAGCTTTAGTTACTGCTTTTATTGCCGCAATAACAATGTGGATTATTGGCAAAACCGGTTTTGTAATTGAAAAATTACGTGCCTTAGAAGTAAGAACCGTACCGGAATATTTCTCATTACGTTATTCAAATAATATTAGAATTATTGCCGGAATATTAACATTTCTAACCGGAGTTCTTAACTTGGGAATATTTCTTCAGGTTGAAGGAAGATTTCTGTGTATAATACTTGGTTTGCCAATTGATAGTCTACCTATTGTTATGGGAGTTTTACTAATTTTTGTAATCATTTATACTTCGCTTGGCGGAATGTATTCTGTTATTGTTACAGACGTTTTTCAATTTTTTCTGATTCTATTGGGAATAGTCATTACTTCATATTTTGCATTTGGACAAGCCGGAGGAATTACTGGAATGGTTGAAGCGGTAAATACAAATATTGGTCAGTTGGGATTTGATGTATTTCATTCTCCCAAATATGGAATTGTATTTATTATTTGGACAACGCTTTATTATATAAGCGGATGGTCATCTTGGCAACCGGTTGTGCAAAGAACACTAAGCATGGAAAGTGTAAAATCCGCTCTTAAGTTATTTAGAATAACAAGTGTATTTATGTTCTTTAGAGCAAGTATGCCAATTTTATGGGGAATCGCTGCTCTTGCAATTTTAGGAAAAGTTGAAAATACTCAAACTGCTTTACCAGTAATGCTATTAAAAGTAATTCCAACTTGGATGCTGGGCTTTATAATAATAGGATTTTTAGCAGCTTCAATGTCAACGTACGATAGTTATTTACTTTCTTTCAGTGCCATTTTAACTCAAGATATTATTAGTCCAATTATTAAAAAGGAAATTCAAGATAATAAAAGAATTCTGTTTACCAGAATAGGAATTATCATTATTGGTTTATTCATTTTCTTTTGGGGTGTTTATTATGAATTTACTGATACAGTTTTTAGAATTATAGTTTTAACCGGATCGCTTTCCTATGCTGGAATTATCAGTAGTTTAACTGCCGGCATTTATTGGAAAAAGGCTAATGCTTTTGGTGCATATTTAGCGTTTATTTTAAGTGCGTTACCGCCAATTTATTCATTAATAAATACAGAAATTGATCCGGTTAATGCGGGTTTGTTAAGTTTTATACTTGCTCCAATTGGAATGATTGCAGGTACTTTATTTTTCAGTTCAAAAACAAAAAATGTAAAATAA